The sequence TAAATATAAGATAATATGATGAAGCTAATAGTTTATGATGCAAATAAAACGAATCTATTAACTGAAACAAGTTTTGGAGGTAATCCAGTAAAATTAGTTAATACAAGTTTTGAATGGCCAATTTGTAAATATTGCCAAAAGGAAATGCAATTTCAAGGTAAAATTAAAACAGATTTGGGCTACGAATTAATTTTTCAATGCCAAAGTAATCCGGGCATGTGCGAAGATTGGGATGCTAATGCTGGCGGAAATAAAGCAATTATTATTGATGATAGTGCTGTTGAATTTGTTTTTCCAAATAATTCAGATGTGGCACTTCGAACGACTGAATATGGAGTCAATATTGTTGAACAAGATTGTGCAAGTTACGATGTTGCTTATGATAATTGGGATGGTGGTCCTAGAACTTTATTAGGACATTTATTTGGAGAACCTATGTGGATGCAGGCCGATGAAACACCTAATTGTGATTGTTGTGATAAACCTATGCGATTTGTAGCTCAATTAGAAGAAGGGCCAGTTTACGAAACTTCAATGAATTTTGCTGGAGGGACAGGTTTTTTATTTGATTGCAAAGAAGGTAAAACCGCAAAGTTTTTATGGCAATAATCATTGTTTAAACCAATTAAAAATCTATACTTAACGTAAGTGTTAATATTTTTTAAATAATTCATGATGAGCGATAACAGCATTTCAATTGTGCCAAAAATATCTAACTATCCAGAAAATCATAAAAAAGCTAAGGAAATATTAGATTGGTTGCAGAATCAAGATGTCGTTCAGCCAACACTTTCAGATTGCATTTTGAGTTCGGAAGAAGGGTATGCAATATCGGAGGGCGCTACGACAGTAACCAATTTTCCAAGAGATTTACCCTTTAATTTAATAGTTAATGGACTTGAAATTACATTAAGAAATGAGATATTTCATGCAGGAGAATATGGTCTTGAAGAGTGTATATGTCCAAAATGTAAAGTGAATATTGCTTTGAAAGATTGGAGTTTTTTAGATAATTGGTCCAAAGAAAAAGATAGTATTAAATGCCCTGTTTGTAATATATCATCTAATATTCATTACTTTACATTTGTGCCAACATGGGGATTTAGTAATTTGGGGTTTACCTTTTGGTATTGGTCTAATTTTACGGAACAATTTATTGATGAATTCAGAAAAAAATTAGGTTGTGAGATTTCAATCGTTTACTCACGTGTTTAATTTTGAAATAAAAAACAGTAGCAAGAAAAACCTACTACTGTTTATACGGAATTTTCTTAAAAAAATTTTTTTTTTAAATCAATTTTGTTAGTAAGTTGAATTTGTAATTATAACTTTAGATATAAATATTATTTATCATCAGCAGATGGTCCGTAAATTCCTGGAACCGGAATATCTAACAAACGCATATAAACGCTTAATTGTCCACGATGATGGATCAAATGATTGTTGATTATAAAACGTAATGCACCTGCTTTTGGTAACGAAACAATAACATGTTCACCAGCTTTCAAAGTCCAAGTTTTAAAATAATCAGCTTCTGTTAAATTTTCAATTAACGTTATGTTACGTAAATAACCATCTTCTAAAGCCTCTTTTAGTTCTTCAACAGTTTCTAATGTTGAAGGTGTGTAATCTGTATGAAAATCAAACGTATCGCGCTCTAAAGCCAATTCAACCCAGTTATGTAATTCAACTATATGATTTGTTAATTCGCCTAAAGACATCGATTTTGGATGTGGTTTGTAATCAAACTTATCGTTTGGCAAGTTATTTAATATACGTAAGGTGTTATTTTTCTCACGTTCTAATTCAACTAATAATGCATTTTGAATACTCATGATTTAATTCGTTTTTCTCAAAAATACGATTTATTATGATATGAATTTAAAAGGAAAACAAATTATCTCTTTTAAAAAAACAAATCAATTAATAAAATATTTAACTTAGTATGTAAATTATTAATAGTTTTTACATTAAAAAACCAACACAAAAACATAAAATGAAAAAAATCAAATTATTATTATTTTCTGTATTTGCTACATTTTCACAAGCACAAGCACAAGCACAAGTAACCACAACAGAAGAAGTAACAGTTGAATCAGCTGCTGTTGAAGTAAAAACTGATGATGATACAGATTATTATAGAATCGCTTTTGAATTATACAAAAACAAAAAATACAAAGAAGCTTT comes from Flavobacterium sp. I3-2 and encodes:
- a CDS encoding DinB family protein — protein: MSIQNALLVELEREKNNTLRILNNLPNDKFDYKPHPKSMSLGELTNHIVELHNWVELALERDTFDFHTDYTPSTLETVEELKEALEDGYLRNITLIENLTEADYFKTWTLKAGEHVIVSLPKAGALRFIINNHLIHHRGQLSVYMRLLDIPVPGIYGPSADDK